One Tachysurus vachellii isolate PV-2020 chromosome 18, HZAU_Pvac_v1, whole genome shotgun sequence DNA segment encodes these proteins:
- the spns1 gene encoding protein spinster homolog 1 translates to MSFAEPTTDTTPFFSDEEEEGTDIKGEGHSNQPEAESPSGVSNKRAVMTVVVLCYINLLNYMDRFTVAGVLPDIEKFFNISDGKSGLLQTVFICSYMILAPVFGYLGDRYNRKWIMCVGISFWSLVTLASSYVARDHFWALLLTRGLVGVGEASYSTIAPTIIADLFIKEKRTAMLSVFYFAIPVGSGLGYIVGSAVDKRARDWHWALRVTPALGLLAVLLLICVVKEPKRGAIESRPERTLHRTSWLADMKALFKNKSFVLSTFGFTAVAFVTGSLALWAPAFLFRAAVFTGEKQPCIQEPCDTSDSLYFGIITCVTGVLGVGMGAAVSQHLRKRTPRADPLVCAAGLLLAAPFLYLSIVFAQGSTIATYVFIFFGEMFLSMNWAIVADILLYVVVPTRRSTAEAFQIVLSHLLGDAGSPYLIGVVSDSLKQADSYMWQFRSLQISLLLCSFVAVVGGGFFLTTAIFIEKDRHLAENYVPSDDSPIIVPKRGRSTKVPVSSVLI, encoded by the exons ATGTCATTTGCCGAGCCGACCACAGACACCACACCCTTCTTCtctgatgaggaggaggaggggacaGATATAAAGGGAGAGGGGCATTCGAATCAGCCGGAGGCAGAGAGTCCGAGTGGAGTGTCCAATAAGAGAGCAGTGATGACCGTGGTGGTCCTCTGCTACATCAACTTGCTGAACTATATGGACAGATTCACTGTAGCAG GTGTGCTTCCGGATATTGAGAAGTTCTTCAACATCAGTGATGGCAAATCTGGGCTGCTCCAGACTG TCTTTATCTGCAGCTACATGATTCTTGCACCAGTCTTTGGTTATCTGGGTGACCGGTACAACAGGAAGTGGATCATGTGTGTGGGCATCAGCTTCTGGTCCTTAGTGACATTAGCCAGTTCCTATGTCGCCAGAGAT CATTTTTGGGCATTGTTGCTGACGCGGGGGCTTGTGGGGGTCGGTGAGGCCAGTTACTCCACCATCGCTCCCACCATCATTGCAGACCTCTTCATCAAGGAGAAGAGAACCGCCATGCTCTCTGTCTTCTACTTTGCCATTCCTGTGGGCAG tgGCTTGGGCTATATAGTGGGATCAGCAGTGGATAAAAGGGCGAGAGACTGGCACTGGGCTCTGAGG GTTACACCTGCGCTGGGACTTTTAGCTGTGCTGCTGTTGATTTGTGTGGTGAAGGAGCCCAAGCGTGGTGCTATAGAATCTCGACCCGAACGCACCCTGCACAGGACCAGCTGGCTTGCTGACATGAAAGCTCTCTTCAAGAA TAAGAGTTTTGTTCTGTCGACGTTTGGTTTTACGGCAGTGGCTTTCGTCACAGGATCACTTGCTCTTTGGGCTCCTGCCTTCCTCTTCAGAGCAGCAGTCTTCACTGGGGAGAAGCAGCCATGCATCCAGGAGCCCTGTGACACCTCTGACAG TCTGTATTTTGGCATCATCACGTGTGTGACGGGAGTGTTGGGTGTAGGGATGGGTGCCGCAGTCAGTCAGCATCTGAGGAAAAGAACACCACGTGCAGATCCACTGGTGTGTGCTGCTGGCCTCCTCCTCGCTGCTCCCTTCCTTTATCTGTCAATCGTCTTTGCCCAGGGCAGCACCATAGCTACCTAT GTCTTCATCTTTTTTGGTGAGATGTTCTTGTCTATGAACTGGGCCATTGTGGCTGACATCCTTCTG TATGTTGTCGTCCCCACGCGGCGCTCTACCGCAGAGGCATTCCAGATTGTCCTCTCTCACCTGCTGGGAGATGCTGGGAGTCCCTACCTCATAGGAGTG GTGTCCGACTCACTGAAACAGGCGGACTCTTACATGTGGCAGTTCCGCTCCTTGCAGATCTCCCTCCTGCTCTGTTCTTTTGTTGCCGTCGTGGGCGGaggttttttcctcactacagccatttttattgaaaaagaCAGACACCTTGCAGAGAACTATGTTCCCTCAG ATGATTCACCGATTATTGTCCCTAAGAGAGGAAGATCCACCAAGGTGCCAGTGTCGAGTGTTTTAATTTGA
- the lat gene encoding linker for activation of T-cells family member 1 isoform X1, whose protein sequence is MDSPALLIVVGVAVAVMLIILIGLCVNCKGNSQPIYIRQRQDQDPSASSHNTLPSNRNPGFTVVRSYVEPSSFVAPVQHSQHQLITSPSMPDARRISACQSSDGGSQSDYINQNVDNDAVSYEQPPEKALDFPDYLDVLPDDQNVSQQNLTSSVNSGQSYQNIANDDNDDDSDSQHYINVNEDRGPATETPVGSLGSCSSDGQGSSDYVNAPKHINFHLG, encoded by the exons ATGGATTCCCCTGCTCTTTTAATTGTAGTCGGTGTGGCAGTTGCTGTGATGCTCATCATCCTGATTGGTCTTTGTGTGAACTGCAAAGGAAACAGCCAACCAA TATACATAAGACAAAGACAGGATCAAGACCCTAGTGCATC GTCTCATAACACTCTCCCTTCTAACAGGAACCCAGGATTTACAGTTGTCCGCTCCT ATGTAGAGCCTTCTTCTTTCGTTGCACCAGTTCAGCATTCTCAGCACCAGCTCATCAC TTCACCATCGATGCCTGATGCAAGACGGATCTCTGCTTGTCAATCCTCTGATG GTGGAAGCCAGAGTGACTACATCAACCAGAATG TGGACAACGATGCCGTGAGCTATGAGCAGCCTCCTGAAAAGGCCCTAGACTTTCCGGACTATCT GGACGTGTTACCAGATGACCAAAACGTGTCCCAGCAGAATCTCACCTCTTCAGTGAATTCAG GGCAGAGTTACCAGAACATTGCAAATGATGACAACGATGATGATTCAG ACAGTCAGCATTATATAAATGTCAACGAGGACAGAGGACCTGCAACTGAAACTCCTG TTGGATCACTTGGGAGCTGCAGCAGTGATGGTCAGGGCAGCTCTGACTATGTCAATGCTCCTAAACACA ttAACTTCCACTTGGGCTGA
- the lat gene encoding linker for activation of T-cells family member 1 isoform X2, whose product MDSPALLIVVGVAVAVMLIILIGLCVNCKGNSQPIYIRQRQDQDPSASNPGFTVVRSYVEPSSFVAPVQHSQHQLITSPSMPDARRISACQSSDGGSQSDYINQNVDNDAVSYEQPPEKALDFPDYLDVLPDDQNVSQQNLTSSVNSGQSYQNIANDDNDDDSDSQHYINVNEDRGPATETPVGSLGSCSSDGQGSSDYVNAPKHINFHLG is encoded by the exons ATGGATTCCCCTGCTCTTTTAATTGTAGTCGGTGTGGCAGTTGCTGTGATGCTCATCATCCTGATTGGTCTTTGTGTGAACTGCAAAGGAAACAGCCAACCAA TATACATAAGACAAAGACAGGATCAAGACCCTAGTGCATC GAACCCAGGATTTACAGTTGTCCGCTCCT ATGTAGAGCCTTCTTCTTTCGTTGCACCAGTTCAGCATTCTCAGCACCAGCTCATCAC TTCACCATCGATGCCTGATGCAAGACGGATCTCTGCTTGTCAATCCTCTGATG GTGGAAGCCAGAGTGACTACATCAACCAGAATG TGGACAACGATGCCGTGAGCTATGAGCAGCCTCCTGAAAAGGCCCTAGACTTTCCGGACTATCT GGACGTGTTACCAGATGACCAAAACGTGTCCCAGCAGAATCTCACCTCTTCAGTGAATTCAG GGCAGAGTTACCAGAACATTGCAAATGATGACAACGATGATGATTCAG ACAGTCAGCATTATATAAATGTCAACGAGGACAGAGGACCTGCAACTGAAACTCCTG TTGGATCACTTGGGAGCTGCAGCAGTGATGGTCAGGGCAGCTCTGACTATGTCAATGCTCCTAAACACA ttAACTTCCACTTGGGCTGA